In Hypanus sabinus isolate sHypSab1 unplaced genomic scaffold, sHypSab1.hap1 scaffold_2851, whole genome shotgun sequence, one DNA window encodes the following:
- the LOC132388250 gene encoding transcription factor 21-like, with product MSTGSVSDAEDLQEMEVLGTEEECDALKRKSNKEFCTSNDSNEDSSNNEHESPKKGRGSSGKRRKTSSNKSPLNGVTQEGKQVQRNAANARERARMRVLSKAFSRLKTTLPWVPPDTKLSKLDTLRLASSYIAHLRQILANDKYENGYIHPVNLTWPFMVAGKPESELKEVVNASRLCGTTAS from the exons ATGTCCACTGGGTCCGTTAGCGATGCCGAAGATCTTCAAGAAATGGAAGTGCTGGGCACGGAGGAGGAATGCGATGCATTAAAGAGGAAATCTAACAAGGAGTTCTGCACCTCCAACGACAGCAACGAAGACAGCTCCAACAACGAGCACGAGTCCCCCAAAAAGGGTAGGGGGTCTTCAGGAAAGAGGCGCAAGACGAGCTCCAATAAATCTCCCCTGAATGGGGTGACCCAGGAAGGTAAACAGGTTCAGCGAAACGCAGCGAACGCCAGGGAGAGGGCCAGGATGCGGGTGCTGAGCAAAGCCTTCTCACGGCTCAAAACCACTCTACCCTGGGTTCCACCGGACACGAAACTCTCCAAACTCGACACCCTGCGGCTGGCTTCCAGCTACATCGCACATCTGAGGCAGATCCTAGCCAACGACAAGTATGAGAACGGCTACATTCATCCAGTCAACCTG ACATGGCCGTTTATGGTTGCGGGGAAGCCAGAAAGCGAGCTAAAGGAGGTTGTAAATGCAAGTCGTTTGTGTGGGACTACAGCGTCATGA